ATTTTTAGCTTTAGTCACGACCCTGACAATTACTGGTTTCAAAGCATATCGTTCCATCAAAGACCCTAATCTCCGCACTTATGCAGCTGCTTTATGGATATTTATTCTGTTTATTAGCTATAACACTTACTATTATCCTTTAGATGTTGATCCAGTGGCTGTATACTATTGGTTTTTTGCCGGGGTACTGTTCAAAATGCCATTACTGGATAAACAACAAAGGCAAAATGGCGAACCTATAGCCACAAAAAAGAAGAAATTTTTCCCGCTAAATTCTTAATTGCTTCTACTCCCATGACCAGCGAAATAAAAATATGAATAATTGGCCTTTTATTTCTGTGATTATCCCCACCTATGGGAGAGAAGAAACGCTGCAAGATAGTATCATAGATGTTTTAAATCAGGACTATCCCAACTTTGAGGTTTTAGTAGTAGACCAATCTCCCACACACCAACCAGGAGTGCAAGCTTACCTGGAAAAAATCTCCGCAGCAGCCAAAATTCAATGGTTTCGCTTAGATTGGGCGAGTTTACCAGGGGCGCGGAATTATGGTGTGCGGCGAGCAAAAGGTGAAATAATCTTATTTATTGATGATGATGTGAAAATTACCCCGGAATTTTTAGCAGCCCATGCCAAAAACTATGTACAGAATCCAGATATCGGGGCTGTGGCTGGGCGGGTATTTGACAGAGGTAAATTAAGTGATTCTGGTGGGGAGTTGCAAATTGAATATTTACCTCCCGAAGCAATGGACCCTGGAATCGCTTGGTATCACATTGATTTAGTCCACACCATCAAACCCCAGCAAGTTCTCACAGCGAGGGGTTGTAATATGTCTTTTCGCCGCGAAATTTTTACTAAGTACAAATTGCACTTTGATGAGAGGTTTGGCGGTAGTGCGGTGCGCGAAGAATCAGATTTTTGTTTGCGAATCCGACAGACGGGGTATAAAATCTGGTATGATCCAGAGGCTTGTTTGATACATTTGGGTGAGGAAACTGGAGGTTGTCATGATATTAGTATGCGATCGCTCAAATATCAACTCACCTTCTATCACAATCATTTCTTAATGGCGCTAAAAAACCTCAACGCCATCCAAGCTTTACGCCTATACGCCGCTTTATTTGACTGTCACGTCCTCGGACACCCACCTTGTAATAAAAGTGGTTCCCCTATAAAAATTGTCACTCGCGGTATTTTTTACACTTTAGGTTTTCTCAAAGCTTTGGGTACTGTCATTCAGTCAATTTGGAATGATGGTCAAACTTATACTCACCTTGATCAAAAAGTTTAGTCATTGGTCATTGGTCATTGGTCATTGGTCATTAGTCATTGGTCATTGGTCATTGGTCATTGGTCATTAGTCATTAGTCATTGGTCATTGGTCATTGGTCATTGGTCATTAGTCATTGGTCATTGGTCATTGGTCATTGGTCATTAGCAAAAACTATGTAAATCTGATATTTGACTATTAATAAATACCCAAATTTTATGAGAATATTAGTTGCTAGTCATTCCTATATTGTAGACCTTAACTGTGAAAAATTACGGGCTTTAGCTCAATTAAAACCAGGAATTGAAGTAACAGTTATCGTCCCCAAAACCTGGAAACCTGGAGGAGTTCAAAATAAAGTTATTACCACTCAATACCGCGATGAAGGTAATTTTAGAATTGTGCCAATTTCTAACTTTAGTCAAAATCATCAAGGTCTTCTCACCTTTGGTACTGACTTAATTTCCTTATTCCGAGAATTTCGCCCCCAAATTATCCAAGTAGAACAAGGTTCTAGAGGACTAGCATATGCACAAATGATTTTTCTCAATCAGCTATTAGGACTCAAGGCGAAAAATATATTTTTTACTTGGTGGAATCTACCCTATGAACTAAAATTTCCGATTAATTTATTAGAGAAATATAATCTTAACCATAGTCACGGGATCATTTCTGGTAATCAAGATGGGGCGGAAGTTCTCAAACAACGAGGATATCAAGGTAAAATTAAAGTTCTGCCCCAATTGGGTGTTGATGAACGCTTATTTACTCCCAAAGCACAACCAGAATTAGCCCGTAAGTTGGGTATTACATCTGAGGATTTCGTGGTGGGATTTGTGGGGCGCTTTGTCCCAGAAAAAGGTTTATTAACGCTTTTACAAGCTTTATTAACTATAACAGATAAACCTTGGAAATTATTACTACTGGGACGAGGAGAGTTACAAGCCGAATTAATCAAAATTACCACAGAAAATCATCTGAGAGAACGGGTGATTTTTGTGGAAAGTGTCCCCCATGATCAAGTTGCTAATTATATCAATTTAATGAATACTTTGGTACTACCTTCAGAAACTACATATAAATTTAAAACTTTAACTGCTGTGGGCTGGAAAGAACAATTTGGTCATGTCATAATTGAGGCTATGGCTTGCAAAGTTCCGGTAATTGGTTCTGATTCTGGTGAAATTCCTCATGTAATTGGTGATGCTGGTTTAGTATTTCCTGAAGGCGATATTCCAGCTTTGGCTAATTGCTTAGTTCAATTAATAGATAAACCAGATTTTGCTAAGAATATCGGTGAAAAGGGTTATCAAAAAGCTATGAATAAATATACTAACAAAGCTTTAGCACAGCAGCAGTTTGAATTTTATCAAGAATTGGTTAATAATTAAAGGTTCGCGCAAAGGCGCAAAGAAGAACGCAAAATTATGAAAGTTTTACAAGTTATTCCTTCAATTTCTGTTGTTTATGGCGGGCCTAGTCAAATGGTGATTGGGCTGGCTTCTGGGTTGGCGCAGGAAAATGTAGAAGTTACGATTATTACAACTGATAGTAATGGTGATAGTGGACAAAAACCTCTGGATGTAACTTTAAATTGTCCAGTGAAACAAAATGGTTATGAAATTATTTATTTTCGTTGCGCCCCATTTCGACGTTATAAGTTTTCTCTTGATTTATTAAAATGGCTAAAAGCTCATGCTTGTGAATATGATTTGGCACATATTCATGCTTTATTCTCTCCTGTAAGTAGTGCTGCGGCTAGGGTATGTCATCAACAAAAGTTACCTTATATTTTACGTCCTTTGGGAACTCTTGATCCGGCTGATTTACGGAAGAAAAAGCAGTTAAAACGGCTTTATGCTGCATTTATTGAACGGCGTAATTTAGCTGATGCAGCAGCAATTCATTTTACCAGTGAACAAGAAGCGAAAATATCAGAACGCTTTGGGGTGGTGACGCAAGATTTGGTGATTCCTTTGGGTGTAATTCCCCCGGAAAAGGTGGAAAATGGGGGGAGTTTAGTCCGTAGTCAATGGGGAATACCTCAAGATTCGCCTTTGGTGCTGTTTATGTCGCGAATTGACCAAAAGAAAGGGTTAGATTTGTTGATTCCAGCGTTGGAAAAGCTTTTAGAGTCTCAGCACAATTTTCACTTTGTTTTAGCTGGGACGAATTCTCAAGATCCAGATTATGAGCGAAAGATTAAAGAGCAAATTGCTAATTCAGCATTGCGATCGCACACTACGATTACAGGCTTTGTCAGTGGTGAGTTAAAAGCTAGTTTACTACAAGCTGCTGATTTATTCGTGTTACCTTCTTATTATGAAAATTTTGGCATTGCTGTAGCTGAAGCTATGGTAGCAGGTATACCAGTGGTTATTTCGGATCAGGTGCATATTTGGCAACAGGTGCGTGATAGCAAGTCGGGGTGGGTAGGTGCAACAGAGGTGGAAACTTTTGTAAAGTTAATTGGAGAAGCTTTGCAAAATCCCCAAGAATGTCAGCAACGGGGGTTAAATGCTCAAAAATATGCTTTAGAGTATTTTAGTTGGAGTGCGATCGCCCGTCAAATTATCCAAGCCTACCAAGATATTCTGACAAAATAAGCAATTTTTTCTAGCAGTGCTTTATTAGTATAAAATTAATTAATCTTATCTATACAAATGCCAAGAATTAATTAACCACAGATCAACACAGATGAACACAGATAATTATGAGAAAATGCTACGATTTTTAACTTTTAATTAATTTGCTGTTCTCTATATTCTCAAAATTGAAATTTTGTTACAAACTGCTAAAAGCCAATGGGGAAACTGTGTTTTATGTGATGATGGCAATGTAAAATACATAAGTCTTTCTAAATTACAGGGAATCTTGCATGACTCTCCGTCTTGGTGATACAGTACCCAACTTTACACAAGCCTCTACACACGGCGATATTAACTTTCACGAATGGGCGGGTGACAGCTGGGTAGTGCTGTTTTCTCACCCTGCTGACTTTACACCTGTTTGTACCACAGAATTAGGCACAGTTGCCAAACTAAAGCCCGAATTTGACAAGCGTAACGTAAAAGCGATCGCACTTAGCGTTGATGATGTTGACTCCCATAATGGCTGGGTGGGAGACATCGAAGAAACTCAAGGAACCGCTCTTAATTATCCGATTCTCGCAGATGCAGATAAAAAGGTTTCTGACCTTTATGATATGATTCACCCCAACGCAGCTGCAAACATCACAGTGCGTTCGGTATTCGTTATTGACCCCAACAAAAAACTGCGTCTTAGCTTCACCTATCCCCCCAGCACCGGACGCAACTTTGATGAACTATTGCGAGTCATTGATTCTCTGCAATTAACAGATAATTATAGCGTAGCCACACCAGCTGACTGGAAAGATGGAGAAGACTGCGTAATTGTACCATCATTGAAAGACCCCGAAGTTCTCAAAGAGAAATTCCCCAAAGGCTACCAGGAAATCAAACCTTATTTGCGGATGACACCTCAACCTAACAAGTAAGTTTAATTAACACCAATATTATTATATTCGTAGGGTGGGTTAGCGATCGCGTAACCCACCATTTTTATATATAGCAACCGCCAAGGAAGTTAGGACATAAACTGATCATAAAACTTAGACACCGAAAGGTTTTTACCCTACTCCCCACTCCCCAGCTATATAAGGACTTCCAAATAAAAAAACACTCAACCACCTAACACAAAAAACCCCTCAAACTCTCATAACTCTGTGTTCTCTGTGTCTGGTGCGGTTCATTTATTTAGATAATTTATTTCTGAGAAGTACCATAGATATAATAAAGTTGTTTGGGTAAGCAAAGTAGGAGAGATTTACCATGCTTTCATCCCCTTTGATATTGCATTTTCCCTCATCAATCGCAATGACAGACGAACAATTTTTTGAATTCTGTCAAGAAAACCGCGACTTACGCATTGAGAGGAATAAATGTGGAGAAATCTCAATTATACCACCTACAGATTCAGAAACAGGAAACCGTAACTTTAATATTGCTGGACAGCTAGGAGTTTGGGCAGAAAAAGACAATACAGGCATTTGTTTTGATTCTAGCACAGGGTTTAAACTATCAACAGGTGCAGAGCGATCGCCTGATGTTTCCTGGATAAAATCAACCAGGTGGAATAAACTCACACCCGAACAAAAACAAAAATTTGCCCCTATCTGTCCAGATTTTGTCATTGAATTAAGGTCAGCTTCTGATAACCTGCAACCATTAAAAGACAAAATGGTAGAATATATGCAGGAACCAGAAATCCAATTAGGTTGGTTAATTGACCGTAAACATTGCCGAGTTTATATTTATCGTCCTGGACAACCAGAAGAATGTTTAGAAAATCCTGAAACTGTTAGCGGTGAAAACGTTTTACCAGGATTTATTTTGAAGATGAGTAAAATTTGGTAGTCAGAAAATCAATAATAATTTATCCCACATAAAAACCATGCAATCTCCTTTAAATATTCTGACAGTTGCAGAATACCTGGAAGCAGAGAAATCCAGCGATATTCGTCATGAATATATAGGCGGACAAGTCTTTGCAATGGCGGGTGCTAGTGAAGAACACAACCTAATATCAGGTAATATTTACAACATATTACGCTCCCATCTTCGCGGAAGTTCCTGTCGTACTTTTATGTCAGACATGAAAGTTAAAGTCAAGGTACAAAACGCCGATATATTCTACTATCCTGATATTTTAGTTACCTGTGATCCTGAAGATAAAGACAGGTATTTTAAAACTCGTCCTAGCTTAATTATCGAGGTTTTATCTGATTCCACAGAAACCACAGATAAACGAGAGAAACGCATTAATTATCAAATGCTAGATAGCTTACAAGAATATGTCTTAGTTTACCAAAACCAAATCAAAATAGAGGTTTATCGTCGAGAAATTTCCGGTAACTGGTCAATGGAAGTTTTGGGTAAAGATGATAAATTGCGTTTAGATTCTGTTGGTTTAAAGTTGACAATGGCAGATATTTATGAAGATGTTAATATAATTCTTGATTTGTAATGGTGAATTATAACACTGATTTATGTGTTTATTTGTAAAGCTTTGGTATATTTTACTCAAAACTCACATAGTTTTAATATGTGCTTAGTTAATCAATTAATATTTTCTCTTTAAGCTTTTTCCACGATTTCATGAATTAGAGGGTCAATTTTAGCCTTTAATGATAATTGAAATGATAACAGCACTCGCAAAATAGAGCTATTGTATATTATTTGACAATTATTCGGATTAACCACAGTGAAACGTCTTCTAGATGTAGTATTGCTGGCTGATGAGAAACTAGAAGTTAGATACCACTTGCGGCACTTAGATTCCAGAAAGAGGCAAAATTATTTTGGGGAAACCTCACGCAGAGTCGCAGAAAATGAGTGGGTGAAGAGATTGGAGTTTTAATATGAGAATGTATATGGTGTATTAGGATTTTGATTGAAGAATCTCTCAATATTACCACCGCAATAAGCCAAAATTTTTATAGACCAGAACTCAGGAAAGTTAAAATGGATATCAAAAATGGATTTATCGGCAGCATTGGGAACACACCGCTAATTCGCTTAAACAGCTTTAGTGAAGAAACAGGTTGCGAAATCCTTGGTAAAGCAGAATTTCTTAATCCTGGGGGTTCCGTCAAAGACCGCGCCGCACTTTACATTATTGAAGATGCCGAAAAAAAGGGTCTACTCAAACCCGGTGGTACCGTCGTTGAAGGAACTGCTGGGAATACAGGTATTGGTTTAGCACATATTTGCAACGCCAAAGGCTATAAATGCCTGATTATTATTCCCAATACCCAATCTCAAGAAAAAATAGATGCACTCACCACCCTGGGCGCAGAAGTGCGGACTGTGCCGGCTGTCCCCTACAAAGACCCCAATAACTATGTCAAACTATCTGGCAGAATCGCCGCCGAGTTAGATAATGCTATTTGGGCAAATCAGTTTGATAATTTAGCCAACCGTCTCGCCCACTACGAAACCACAGGGCCGGAAATTTGGACGCAGACCGATGGTAAAATTGATGGCTGGACTGCTGCAACTGGTACTGGTGGTACTTTTGCTGGTGTGTCTTTGTATCTAAAAGAAAAAAATCCGGCTGTAAAATGTGTGGTTGCTGACCCGATGGGTAGCGGGCTATACAGCTATATCAAAACTGGTGAAGTCAAGATAGAGGGCAATTCTATCACCGAGGGTATCGGTAATAGCCGCATTACTGCCAATATGGAAGGCGCACCCATTGATGATGCTATCCAGATAGATGATACCGAAGCTTTACGGGTGGTTTATCAACTTCTGCGGAAGGATGGAATATTAATGGGCGGTTCTACAGGTATTAATGTTGGGGCGGCTGTGGCTTTAGCCAAGCAAATGGGGCCAGGACATACTATTGCTACCATTTTATGTGATAGCGGTTCCCGGTATCAGTCACGCATTTTTAACAGCGAATGGCTAGCCTCAAAAGGATTAGTTATTAGTTGTTAGTTATGGGGTATGGGAGGATCTCACTTTTTGAGAATATAGAACCTCACCCCAACCCTCTCCTTAGTAAGGAGAGGGAGCCGGAATTTTTTCATTTCCCTAGTTCTGAGTCAGGAAAGGGAGCGGGAATTATTCCATTTCCTCGGTTGTAAGTTTTCAGGGTATTTACCACTTATTACAAAAATGTCAAATATAAGTCAATCATCCAAGTCGCCTCAAGCAGACCCCAACTCTGCTGCTAGATGTGTGCGGGTGTGCCAAAATCGTACTTGTAAAAAGCAAGGTGCAGCTAAGGTATTAGCCGCTTTTGCTACTTTTTTAGTCCCCGATGTGACGGTAACGGCTAGCGGTTGCTTAGGACAATGTGGTAACGGTCCAATGGTGTTGGTTTTACCGGATATGGTTTGGTATAGCGGCGTTAGACCTGATGAAGTACCTCTAGTGGTAGAACAACATTTGTTGGGTGGTCAATGTGTGAAAAAAATGCTTTATTATCGGTTTCATACTGAGGAATAGGTAAGTTGAAAATATAATAGGACTTACGCAAATTTATGGATAAACGTTAGCGTAGCGTGCGCGTAGCGCATACCACAGAGGCACAGAGTACACTGAGGGAAGAGGGTTTAAGAGAGTTTTTGCGTAAGTCCTATATAAGTTAGTGGAGGGAGGCATCTATGAATATTCAGCAGTTACGTCAATCTGTAAAAATTAAGTGGCTGAGTTACTACGAGGAAAATCGTTCTTGGTTGGTTAAAATGAGGGTTTGGGCTACTTATGATGGTCTGCGCCGTCCTTCATCTGGGTTTATTTTGGCTACTTTGTCGGTTTTAGAGCCACAGTTTAATCAACTTATTTCTTTTATCCTGAATCTGAATAATAATCCTGATGAGATTGTTACAGCTTTAGGTCTCAATTTTAATCCTGATGAGGAGTTATGTTTAATTGATTCTGAGGTTCCTAAATATACAACCCAGTTGGAAAGCGGGTTGTTAGCAGAAAACTATACTGAAAGTCAAGCTGTACCTTTAGTTGCAGTTACTCCTCAGCTTTCTCCTGGGGAAACTTTAGAATCTCAAACCTTAACTTCTGAACTGCCAAGGTTACATGAACCTGTGTCAGCATCTAGAGAAAATACTGAGAGGATTCCCAGAGAAAAGTTTGTTTCATCGGTTGCGGTTGCTAGTCAAGTTGCTTCTCGTCCGGCTACTAAGAAGGTAAATTCTCGTAAACCACGGTCTGGTTTACTACTTGAAGATAAACCAGTGCGATCGCCTTTGGCAATTACTATCGATGTACTTAACAAAGCCAAAACTCTACCCTCCCGCAAACTTAAGGATTCCAGGTTTCATTATGTACCAATTAAGTTTGGGACTCTGCTGCTTCAGAGAAATTGTTTAACTGGGATTTTATTTTTACGCGAGTGTCTTAAACCCCCAGTTCCAAATAATGGTAATCATGGGAAAATGCCACCACAACCCAAAGATGTTTCCTGTAAAGTGAATCTATCACCTCATAATCAGGCCTGTAGTCTGGCTTCTTGGGTAGATGAGTTTTGTCAGGGTAGCGGATATGACCCAAGAGCAGCTATTTCCATGCGAATTTAAGCGATATGAAAAGAACCAGAAAGTCTCTGTTGTTAGCCTTAAGATGGGTGTTGCTTTCATTCACCACATCACTGTTAATTATCCTGACGCAACTTTTAGCACCCGTTCCCGCACAAGAACCTGCTGCGCCGATTATTGTTGAGACTACCAGCACACCCCCAAAAGCCCAGGATGAAGAAACTGAACCGCAACCGCCGGAGTTACCTGCACTCAGTCCAGAGGAACTGGCTCGTCAGCAAAAACTCATAGCAGCAGATCAGCTTTTTCTGGCGGGAAAAATCTCTGAGGCCGAAAAACTGTATCGAGAGGTAAAAGAACCGTTTACCACAAAATTTACAGAGCCAGAACGCAAAGCTGCAATACTTGATTTTAACCAACTTTCTCCCGCAGGTAAAGTATATTGGCGGGAATCTGCGGCGGGAATTGCTAATAATCTGCAAACAAGAATTATTGTACCTCTGCAATTATTGGTTGAACAGTATCCAGAATTTATCCCTGGTCATCTTCGTTTTGCAGAAGTTTTAAAACAATATGACCGCCCTAAAGAAGCATTAGATGTATTAGAACGTGCATCTTCACTTTATCCCCATGAATCATCATTAATTCAAGCTAAAGTCACCGCATTAGCTGAGGCTGAAAAATGGATGGAAGCGTCTTTGGCGGCGCGTCAATTTACGCTTCTTAACCCGAATAATCCCCAAGCTTCTGAATTTACAAATTTAGCTGACCAAAATCTCAATAGTTTTAAATCTCACGTCAGGTCAGAGATTAGAGGTAATGCGATCGCAAATGTGATTACAGGTGCATTAGGTTATGCTGTTACTGGCAGTATTCTAGGGCCTTTTTCTGCTATTGATTCTACCATTATGTTGTTCAGAGGTGAAGCAGCTATTGGTGAATCTGTAGCAACACAGGCAAAAAAACATTGGAATTTAATTGCAGATGAAACTGTAACGGCTTATGTGAATGAAATTGGGCAAAAATTGGTTAATGTGGCGGGAAGGAATGATTTTAACTACGAATTTTTTGTAATTCCCCAAGAAGAACTCAATGCTTTTGCACTTCCTGGAGGTAAAATTTTTATTAATGCTGGTGCGATCGCTAAAACAAATTCAGAAGCAGAATTAGCTGGTTTACTGGCGCATGAATTATCTCACACCGTCCTATCTCATGGCTTTCAATTAGTTACCCAAGGAAACCTGATTGCTAATATCACCCAATATTTACCCCTGGGTCGTAACATTAGTCAACTGTTTGCACTCAATTACAGTCGTGAAATGGAACGTCAAGCAGATAACCTGGGTACGCGTTTGATTGTGGCTGGCGGATATGCTGCTGATGGCTTGCGTAATTTAATGGTGACATTAGAAAAAGAACAGAAAAATTTTATTCCCTTGTGGTTATCTTCTCACCCAGGCGGTAGTGAACGAGTTAGTTATTTAGAAAATTTAATTTCTCGTGGTAATTATAACCGCTACGCTTATGAAGGAGTGGAAAGACATATAGAACTGCAAGCACGGGTAAAACAGCTACTTAAAGATAAAAAATCACAAGAGCCAAAAAAATCGGGTTCTTGATGAATCAAAAATACAAAGTTATTCGTCAGTTAAATTATCAGTTCCCTATTCTATTGACACTGGGCAATAATTTATGTTTTCACAACCGTTAAAGTTGGTATTTTTAAGTAGTCTGGGCTTATCTTTAATCCTCGGTAATTCTGTAGCGCTTGCTCAATTTAATGATGCTAATTCTGGTGCTGTTGTTGTCCCCACAATACCTTCAGGAGGTACAACATCAACGCCTATACAAACACCAACTAACACACCAAGTGTAACGAGTGGTACTCGGTTTAGCTGTCAATTCCAAAATGGACAG
The window above is part of the Nodularia spumigena CCY9414 genome. Proteins encoded here:
- a CDS encoding cysteine synthase A, encoding MDIKNGFIGSIGNTPLIRLNSFSEETGCEILGKAEFLNPGGSVKDRAALYIIEDAEKKGLLKPGGTVVEGTAGNTGIGLAHICNAKGYKCLIIIPNTQSQEKIDALTTLGAEVRTVPAVPYKDPNNYVKLSGRIAAELDNAIWANQFDNLANRLAHYETTGPEIWTQTDGKIDGWTAATGTGGTFAGVSLYLKEKNPAVKCVVADPMGSGLYSYIKTGEVKIEGNSITEGIGNSRITANMEGAPIDDAIQIDDTEALRVVYQLLRKDGILMGGSTGINVGAAVALAKQMGPGHTIATILCDSGSRYQSRIFNSEWLASKGLVISC
- a CDS encoding peroxiredoxin — encoded protein: MTLRLGDTVPNFTQASTHGDINFHEWAGDSWVVLFSHPADFTPVCTTELGTVAKLKPEFDKRNVKAIALSVDDVDSHNGWVGDIEETQGTALNYPILADADKKVSDLYDMIHPNAAANITVRSVFVIDPNKKLRLSFTYPPSTGRNFDELLRVIDSLQLTDNYSVATPADWKDGEDCVIVPSLKDPEVLKEKFPKGYQEIKPYLRMTPQPNK
- the hpsO gene encoding hormogonium polysaccharide biosynthesis glycosyltransferase HpsO, which translates into the protein MRILVASHSYIVDLNCEKLRALAQLKPGIEVTVIVPKTWKPGGVQNKVITTQYRDEGNFRIVPISNFSQNHQGLLTFGTDLISLFREFRPQIIQVEQGSRGLAYAQMIFLNQLLGLKAKNIFFTWWNLPYELKFPINLLEKYNLNHSHGIISGNQDGAEVLKQRGYQGKIKVLPQLGVDERLFTPKAQPELARKLGITSEDFVVGFVGRFVPEKGLLTLLQALLTITDKPWKLLLLGRGELQAELIKITTENHLRERVIFVESVPHDQVANYINLMNTLVLPSETTYKFKTLTAVGWKEQFGHVIIEAMACKVPVIGSDSGEIPHVIGDAGLVFPEGDIPALANCLVQLIDKPDFAKNIGEKGYQKAMNKYTNKALAQQQFEFYQELVNN
- a CDS encoding M48 family metallopeptidase, whose translation is MKRTRKSLLLALRWVLLSFTTSLLIILTQLLAPVPAQEPAAPIIVETTSTPPKAQDEETEPQPPELPALSPEELARQQKLIAADQLFLAGKISEAEKLYREVKEPFTTKFTEPERKAAILDFNQLSPAGKVYWRESAAGIANNLQTRIIVPLQLLVEQYPEFIPGHLRFAEVLKQYDRPKEALDVLERASSLYPHESSLIQAKVTALAEAEKWMEASLAARQFTLLNPNNPQASEFTNLADQNLNSFKSHVRSEIRGNAIANVITGALGYAVTGSILGPFSAIDSTIMLFRGEAAIGESVATQAKKHWNLIADETVTAYVNEIGQKLVNVAGRNDFNYEFFVIPQEELNAFALPGGKIFINAGAIAKTNSEAELAGLLAHELSHTVLSHGFQLVTQGNLIANITQYLPLGRNISQLFALNYSREMERQADNLGTRLIVAGGYAADGLRNLMVTLEKEQKNFIPLWLSSHPGGSERVSYLENLISRGNYNRYAYEGVERHIELQARVKQLLKDKKSQEPKKSGS
- the hpsN gene encoding hormogonium polysaccharide biosynthesis glycosyltransferase HpsN; the encoded protein is MNNWPFISVIIPTYGREETLQDSIIDVLNQDYPNFEVLVVDQSPTHQPGVQAYLEKISAAAKIQWFRLDWASLPGARNYGVRRAKGEIILFIDDDVKITPEFLAAHAKNYVQNPDIGAVAGRVFDRGKLSDSGGELQIEYLPPEAMDPGIAWYHIDLVHTIKPQQVLTARGCNMSFRREIFTKYKLHFDERFGGSAVREESDFCLRIRQTGYKIWYDPEACLIHLGEETGGCHDISMRSLKYQLTFYHNHFLMALKNLNAIQALRLYAALFDCHVLGHPPCNKSGSPIKIVTRGIFYTLGFLKALGTVIQSIWNDGQTYTHLDQKV
- a CDS encoding (2Fe-2S) ferredoxin domain-containing protein; this translates as MSNISQSSKSPQADPNSAARCVRVCQNRTCKKQGAAKVLAAFATFLVPDVTVTASGCLGQCGNGPMVLVLPDMVWYSGVRPDEVPLVVEQHLLGGQCVKKMLYYRFHTEE
- the hpsP gene encoding hormogonium polysaccharide biosynthesis glycosyltransferase HpsP; this translates as MKVLQVIPSISVVYGGPSQMVIGLASGLAQENVEVTIITTDSNGDSGQKPLDVTLNCPVKQNGYEIIYFRCAPFRRYKFSLDLLKWLKAHACEYDLAHIHALFSPVSSAAARVCHQQKLPYILRPLGTLDPADLRKKKQLKRLYAAFIERRNLADAAAIHFTSEQEAKISERFGVVTQDLVIPLGVIPPEKVENGGSLVRSQWGIPQDSPLVLFMSRIDQKKGLDLLIPALEKLLESQHNFHFVLAGTNSQDPDYERKIKEQIANSALRSHTTITGFVSGELKASLLQAADLFVLPSYYENFGIAVAEAMVAGIPVVISDQVHIWQQVRDSKSGWVGATEVETFVKLIGEALQNPQECQQRGLNAQKYALEYFSWSAIARQIIQAYQDILTK
- a CDS encoding DUF5331 domain-containing protein — translated: MNIQQLRQSVKIKWLSYYEENRSWLVKMRVWATYDGLRRPSSGFILATLSVLEPQFNQLISFILNLNNNPDEIVTALGLNFNPDEELCLIDSEVPKYTTQLESGLLAENYTESQAVPLVAVTPQLSPGETLESQTLTSELPRLHEPVSASRENTERIPREKFVSSVAVASQVASRPATKKVNSRKPRSGLLLEDKPVRSPLAITIDVLNKAKTLPSRKLKDSRFHYVPIKFGTLLLQRNCLTGILFLRECLKPPVPNNGNHGKMPPQPKDVSCKVNLSPHNQACSLASWVDEFCQGSGYDPRAAISMRI
- a CDS encoding Uma2 family endonuclease, which produces MLSSPLILHFPSSIAMTDEQFFEFCQENRDLRIERNKCGEISIIPPTDSETGNRNFNIAGQLGVWAEKDNTGICFDSSTGFKLSTGAERSPDVSWIKSTRWNKLTPEQKQKFAPICPDFVIELRSASDNLQPLKDKMVEYMQEPEIQLGWLIDRKHCRVYIYRPGQPEECLENPETVSGENVLPGFILKMSKIW
- a CDS encoding Uma2 family endonuclease, whose product is MQSPLNILTVAEYLEAEKSSDIRHEYIGGQVFAMAGASEEHNLISGNIYNILRSHLRGSSCRTFMSDMKVKVKVQNADIFYYPDILVTCDPEDKDRYFKTRPSLIIEVLSDSTETTDKREKRINYQMLDSLQEYVLVYQNQIKIEVYRREISGNWSMEVLGKDDKLRLDSVGLKLTMADIYEDVNIILDL